From Paenibacillus physcomitrellae, the proteins below share one genomic window:
- a CDS encoding mechanosensitive ion channel family protein, with the protein MNRFLVGEVNDAQEVIEAATSWRDKVWDKITDTAMWESLLFSGIRIAIILVITRLFVRLIYKIIDKSLDRREKSRLSVNPRRLVTVGELLKNVTTIVSNFIMIMLILGEIGVNLGPLIAGAGVVGLAIGFGAQSLVKDVITGFFVIFEDQFAVGDVVQIAGVKGTVEMIGLRSTRLISWTGEVQIIPNGMITTVTNYSINNSLALVDLPFSNTRKLDEALGLLKDAMAQLKEDNSLLTEIPHVVGIQSLTTSEYVVRISAECQPGVRADLERQIKAYAKAALEQEEARMAAREQAGGGA; encoded by the coding sequence ATGAACCGATTCCTGGTAGGAGAGGTCAATGATGCACAAGAAGTAATCGAAGCGGCCACATCCTGGAGGGATAAGGTCTGGGATAAAATAACCGATACGGCGATGTGGGAGAGTCTATTGTTCTCAGGTATCCGGATTGCGATTATTCTGGTGATCACCCGTTTATTTGTCCGGCTTATCTATAAAATTATAGATAAGTCCTTGGATCGGAGAGAGAAAAGCCGATTGTCCGTCAACCCGCGCAGATTAGTAACGGTAGGAGAGCTTCTGAAGAATGTAACGACGATCGTTAGCAATTTCATCATGATTATGCTTATATTAGGGGAGATAGGTGTTAATCTCGGCCCTCTGATTGCCGGAGCTGGCGTAGTAGGACTTGCGATCGGCTTTGGCGCACAGAGTCTGGTGAAGGACGTCATTACAGGTTTTTTTGTGATCTTTGAAGACCAGTTTGCCGTTGGAGATGTGGTCCAGATTGCCGGAGTCAAAGGGACGGTTGAAATGATCGGACTACGCTCGACCCGTCTGATTAGTTGGACCGGGGAGGTTCAAATTATCCCGAACGGGATGATCACCACGGTGACCAATTATTCCATCAACAACTCGTTAGCCTTGGTGGATCTGCCTTTCAGCAATACCAGGAAGCTGGATGAGGCGCTGGGCTTACTGAAGGACGCCATGGCCCAGCTTAAGGAAGATAACTCGCTGCTGACCGAGATTCCGCACGTAGTTGGCATTCAATCCTTGACGACCAGCGAATATGTGGTCCGGATCTCGGCTGAATGCCAGCCGGGGGTCCGTGCAGATTTGGAGCGTCAGATCAAGGCATATGCCAAAGCCGCTCTTGAGCAGGAGGAAGCGAGAATGGCGGCCCGGGAACAGGCCGGGGGAGGAGCTTAA
- a CDS encoding SDR family oxidoreductase encodes MTTLKDKVAIITGSSRGIGRQIAEQLAGLGAKVVINYSSSPEKAEEAVGMIKGQGGEAVAIQANLASLGEVEQLFKETIQAYGKVDILVNNAGLMITKPLAEMTEEDFDKQFNVNVKGTYFAIQQAMKYMSDYGRIINISTSVVGQMFPGYSVYAGTKGAVEQFTRQLAKEFGPKQITINAVAPGPVNTELFNVGKTEQQIEGMKKMNAFGRLGEPEDIANVIEFLVSEKSQWVTGQTLRVNGGFI; translated from the coding sequence ATGACAACTCTAAAGGACAAAGTAGCTATTATTACAGGATCATCGAGAGGGATCGGACGTCAGATTGCAGAGCAGCTGGCAGGTTTAGGCGCGAAGGTCGTGATTAACTACTCCAGCAGCCCGGAGAAAGCAGAAGAAGCAGTTGGCATGATTAAAGGGCAGGGCGGAGAAGCTGTGGCTATTCAAGCGAATCTTGCGAGCCTGGGCGAAGTGGAGCAGCTGTTCAAGGAGACGATCCAGGCCTACGGGAAAGTGGATATTCTGGTCAATAACGCCGGACTGATGATTACAAAGCCGCTTGCGGAAATGACGGAGGAGGACTTTGACAAACAGTTTAACGTGAATGTGAAAGGCACTTATTTTGCAATTCAGCAAGCGATGAAATACATGTCCGATTACGGCCGCATTATTAATATTTCCACATCGGTAGTCGGTCAAATGTTCCCAGGGTACAGTGTTTACGCTGGCACCAAGGGAGCGGTAGAGCAGTTCACACGCCAGCTGGCCAAGGAATTCGGCCCTAAACAAATTACGATCAACGCAGTGGCTCCTGGTCCAGTCAATACCGAACTGTTTAACGTCGGCAAAACGGAACAGCAGATTGAAGGCATGAAGAAAATGAACGCCTTCGGCCGGCTCGGCGAGCCAGAGGATATTGCTAATGTGATTGAGTTCCTGGTCAGCGAGAAATCGCAGTGGGTGACCGGGCAAACGCTGCGCGTGAACGGCGGTTTTATTTAA
- a CDS encoding MBL fold metallo-hydrolase, protein MMKLHIWGGAGEHGRSCYLIAGERHQILLDCGVKKEDEGQYPLLDPEIIPQLTAVFLSHAHEDHSMALPLLYKYGYKGDIWTTKATVEQLSSYFASWRRYVKERGAELPYTEEQIAALSFRDLEDLAPALQWADLDLDEEQKLDLESDSDSDLDSVGAAAPNLPRIRLKWGRSGHLAGSVWLRLEVEGRRIFFSGDYSRESLLLAADSPLEGEAGEGGSPFSKGAVHRVHNQAADQAKPSGYAADLVIMDNAYGSDEEPQETKLRELERAVRNTLESGGHVLLPVPVYGRGQDLLVWASERLGTYNLIVEEKIWNGLQRLLEQPVWLQTKGRERIQQAINSSAGRVILPHNDEERLEALNEKGPSVIFTADGMMESPRARWYFKYLADHVRNTVIITGHAARHTFAQNILEGGMEEARCKFFNIRYKVHQGLSDVREMLREVPAEQTVLVHASKPKTDEVCEVLAGEGYRRIHSLKPGAELMF, encoded by the coding sequence ATGATGAAACTGCATATTTGGGGAGGGGCGGGCGAACACGGCCGCTCCTGTTATTTAATCGCCGGTGAAAGGCACCAGATTCTGCTGGACTGCGGTGTGAAAAAAGAAGACGAAGGCCAGTATCCGCTCCTTGATCCCGAAATCATCCCGCAGCTGACGGCGGTATTTCTGTCGCATGCTCACGAGGATCACTCGATGGCGCTTCCGTTATTATATAAATACGGCTACAAGGGAGACATCTGGACGACGAAAGCTACCGTAGAGCAGTTGAGCAGCTACTTTGCCAGCTGGCGCCGCTATGTGAAGGAACGGGGGGCAGAACTGCCTTATACGGAAGAACAAATCGCCGCGTTGAGCTTTCGTGATCTGGAAGATCTGGCCCCTGCCTTGCAGTGGGCGGATCTGGATCTGGACGAGGAGCAGAAACTGGATCTGGAATCGGATTCCGACTCCGACTTGGACAGCGTTGGAGCCGCTGCCCCCAACCTTCCAAGAATTCGCTTGAAGTGGGGGAGAAGCGGCCATCTGGCCGGATCTGTCTGGCTGCGGCTGGAGGTTGAGGGCCGGAGGATTTTTTTCTCGGGGGATTACAGCCGGGAGTCGCTCCTGCTTGCTGCCGATTCGCCGCTGGAGGGTGAAGCGGGGGAGGGCGGAAGCCCTTTTTCAAAGGGAGCCGTACACCGTGTACACAACCAAGCCGCCGATCAGGCCAAGCCGTCCGGTTATGCGGCCGATTTGGTTATCATGGATAACGCCTACGGCAGCGATGAGGAGCCGCAGGAGACCAAGCTGCGAGAGCTTGAGCGAGCTGTCCGAAACACCCTGGAATCAGGCGGGCATGTGCTGCTGCCGGTTCCCGTATATGGGCGGGGTCAGGATTTGCTGGTCTGGGCCAGCGAGCGGTTAGGGACTTACAATCTTATCGTGGAAGAAAAAATCTGGAACGGCCTGCAGCGTTTGCTGGAGCAGCCGGTCTGGCTGCAGACAAAAGGGCGTGAACGGATCCAGCAGGCTATTAACAGCAGCGCAGGCCGGGTTATTTTACCCCATAATGATGAGGAACGTTTAGAAGCTTTGAACGAAAAGGGGCCTTCTGTAATTTTCACTGCCGACGGAATGATGGAGTCTCCACGGGCCCGCTGGTATTTCAAGTATTTGGCGGATCATGTCCGGAATACGGTGATCATTACAGGACATGCAGCCCGGCATACCTTTGCCCAAAATATACTGGAGGGGGGTATGGAGGAGGCGCGATGCAAATTTTTTAATATCCGTTATAAGGTCCATCAGGGGTTATCCGATGTAAGAGAGATGCTCCGTGAGGTACCGGCGGAACAGACCGTGCTGGTCCATGCCTCCAAGCCCAAAACCGATGAAGTATGCGAGGTTCTTGCGGGAGAGGGTTATCGACGAATCCATTCGCTGAAGCCTGGAGCAGAACTGATGTTTTAA
- a CDS encoding DUF951 domain-containing protein, translating to MERKSFQLGDIVQMKKNHPCGSNEMEIIRMGMDIRIKCVGCKHSVLIPRAKFEKNMKKVIRPAEPANPPLEDNKETGE from the coding sequence ATGGAACGGAAATCCTTTCAGCTTGGCGACATCGTACAAATGAAGAAAAACCATCCCTGCGGGAGCAATGAAATGGAGATCATCCGGATGGGCATGGATATCCGTATTAAATGTGTAGGCTGTAAGCACAGCGTGCTGATTCCCAGAGCCAAGTTTGAGAAAAATATGAAAAAGGTGATCCGTCCGGCAGAGCCTGCTAATCCTCCGTTGGAGGATAACAAAGAGACCGGCGAGTAA
- a CDS encoding ABC transporter permease — protein MKSLSLKSFRAWSIVLALLVLTVLIVVPLIEIFIQSVYRDGELQWSAPFRTLANSGLVQVMLGSVWLGICVIAGTTVLALPLAWVMTNTRIGRWKWLDVVLLIPFMTPPYIGSMGWILFMQKNGYLEQLIPAMSHITPYFFTFGGMMLIMSLHLFPFLYLLLRGALERIGGSMEEAGAVMGAPFLYRFRRIVAPLLLSAYGMGAMLIFVKTIAEFGTPATFGKRIGYEVMTSEIHKYISSWPIDFGKATTLSSLLLTACLLMWYVQSVLSRRFTYSLVGGKGSRRSALKQKGLAVWLSAIFVFLLLVISIGVPYFSILAASTMKLRGVGLAWNNWTLDYYKQLLTWGTPSMEALMSSIWISLAASTVAVVLGTWFALVIQRSRSLSQRSVDLFSLLPNTVPGIVMVVGLILLWNAPWMPVHLYNTYGMVILTYVILFVPYTVQYVKSAAGQIDGSLFQAGQVFGGRSFYIFRRVMLPLIIPGMLSGWMMTFTIASRELVGSLLILPPSVQTSATYIYAQFEQGQVSLGMAMAVVSVGFTTLMLLIIESLGSRRKWNA, from the coding sequence ATAAAGTCCTTGTCTTTAAAATCCTTCCGCGCTTGGTCGATTGTCCTGGCCTTGCTGGTACTTACAGTTTTGATCGTTGTGCCGCTGATTGAAATTTTTATTCAAAGTGTGTATCGGGACGGGGAGCTGCAGTGGTCAGCTCCTTTCCGCACGCTGGCTAATTCCGGACTCGTTCAGGTCATGCTCGGCTCCGTCTGGCTTGGGATCTGCGTCATTGCCGGTACAACGGTACTGGCTTTGCCGCTGGCCTGGGTGATGACGAACACGCGGATCGGCCGCTGGAAGTGGCTGGACGTCGTGCTGCTGATTCCTTTCATGACCCCGCCTTATATCGGGTCTATGGGCTGGATCCTTTTTATGCAGAAGAACGGCTACCTGGAGCAGCTCATCCCGGCGATGTCGCATATCACGCCTTATTTCTTCACGTTTGGCGGCATGATGCTGATTATGAGTCTGCATCTTTTTCCCTTCCTTTATCTGCTGCTGCGCGGTGCGCTTGAGCGGATCGGGGGCAGCATGGAGGAAGCCGGGGCTGTCATGGGAGCGCCTTTCTTGTACCGGTTCCGCCGGATTGTGGCTCCGCTGCTGCTGTCCGCGTACGGCATGGGCGCCATGCTGATCTTTGTTAAGACAATCGCCGAATTCGGCACGCCCGCTACCTTTGGAAAAAGAATCGGATACGAGGTCATGACCTCGGAAATCCATAAATATATCTCCAGCTGGCCGATTGACTTCGGCAAAGCGACGACCTTGTCTTCGCTGCTGCTGACGGCCTGCCTTTTGATGTGGTACGTGCAGTCCGTGCTCAGCCGCCGCTTTACTTACAGCCTGGTAGGGGGAAAAGGCAGCCGCCGCAGCGCCTTGAAGCAAAAAGGCCTGGCGGTTTGGCTCAGCGCTATTTTTGTGTTTTTGCTGCTTGTCATTTCGATCGGTGTGCCTTATTTCTCCATCCTGGCCGCTTCGACCATGAAGCTCCGCGGCGTGGGCCTGGCCTGGAACAACTGGACGCTTGATTATTATAAGCAGCTGCTTACCTGGGGCACGCCAAGCATGGAGGCGCTGATGTCGAGCATCTGGATTTCGCTGGCAGCTTCCACGGTAGCCGTTGTACTCGGCACCTGGTTTGCGCTGGTCATTCAGCGTTCCCGCAGCCTCAGCCAGCGGTCGGTGGACCTCTTCAGCCTGCTGCCCAATACCGTCCCGGGCATCGTCATGGTCGTGGGACTGATCCTGCTCTGGAACGCGCCTTGGATGCCGGTTCACCTTTACAACACATACGGCATGGTGATCCTGACCTACGTAATTTTGTTTGTACCTTATACCGTTCAATACGTCAAAAGCGCAGCCGGCCAAATTGATGGTTCGTTATTTCAGGCGGGCCAGGTGTTTGGCGGACGTTCCTTTTATATTTTCAGGCGGGTGATGCTGCCCTTGATCATTCCGGGGATGCTTTCCGGCTGGATGATGACCTTTACGATTGCGTCGCGGGAGCTGGTGGGCTCGCTGCTGATTCTGCCGCCTTCGGTTCAAACCTCGGCGACCTATATTTACGCTCAATTTGAACAAGGGCAGGTATCGCTCGGCATGGCGATGGCTGTTGTATCGGTGGGCTTCACTACCTTGATGCTTCTAATTATCGAGAGCCTGGGCTCCAGAAGAAAGTGGAATGCATAA
- a CDS encoding LysR substrate-binding domain-containing protein, with the protein MNLNLLKLRIVELLEKHNKITTVAEILELKQPTVTFHMKNMERDFGVKLFDTRMGKIILTDAGYALHHYAVKIGALAAEAQRAVTEFDALRSGSLRIGASYVPATYLLPEVLHRFSKEYPGIHVSLSVKTAPVIRDMLEKHSIDLGIISSESFISPELQTETICEDDLVLIFSPDHILAADPEPTAEQIASSSFVLHGTESSTRRLTEKWLESNRRRLPSYLEFDSLEAIKQAIILGEHVSFVSRMAVEAEVKQGLLQMRSIPGKQFKRHIYMVTNKNRHRSALLSKFTEHFITCLKPVQQ; encoded by the coding sequence ATGAATTTGAATCTATTAAAGCTCCGTATCGTAGAGCTGCTGGAGAAACACAACAAAATCACCACAGTTGCTGAAATTCTGGAGCTCAAACAGCCGACCGTTACTTTTCACATGAAAAACATGGAGCGGGATTTCGGCGTCAAGCTGTTCGATACCCGTATGGGCAAAATCATATTGACCGACGCAGGTTACGCCCTGCACCATTATGCCGTAAAGATCGGCGCTCTGGCCGCTGAGGCCCAGCGGGCGGTGACGGAATTTGATGCCCTCCGCAGCGGAAGCCTGCGTATCGGGGCCAGCTATGTGCCGGCTACTTACCTGCTGCCCGAGGTGCTGCACCGTTTCTCCAAAGAATATCCGGGCATCCATGTCTCCTTATCGGTGAAGACAGCTCCGGTTATCCGCGACATGCTGGAGAAACACAGCATCGACCTGGGCATCATCTCAAGTGAATCTTTTATATCGCCCGAGCTGCAAACGGAGACGATTTGCGAGGACGACCTTGTTCTGATCTTCTCTCCTGATCACATCTTGGCCGCTGATCCGGAGCCTACCGCCGAGCAGATTGCTTCTTCATCTTTTGTCCTTCATGGCACAGAATCCAGCACCCGCCGCCTGACGGAGAAATGGCTGGAAAGCAATCGCCGCCGCCTTCCCTCTTATCTGGAGTTCGATTCGCTGGAAGCGATCAAACAAGCCATTATCCTGGGTGAACATGTCTCCTTTGTTTCCCGTATGGCCGTCGAGGCTGAAGTGAAGCAGGGACTGCTGCAAATGAGAAGCATCCCCGGGAAGCAATTTAAACGCCATATTTATATGGTCACGAATAAGAATCGTCACCGGTCTGCTCTTCTGAGCAAGTTTACTGAACATTTCATAACATGCTTGAAGCCTGTCCAACAATAA
- a CDS encoding energy-coupling factor ABC transporter ATP-binding protein, whose amino-acid sequence MNFPTIIFKLEQVTVDYVSDTSGKPALNEVSFEIPQGSWTAVIGDNGSGKSTLSKVLSGFIPVSGGRRVLAEGHTAYAVLQNPETQLLGETVDEELQLSLHGLTDMDALEKENRMRELLDEVGLSIPLDRPVKHLSGGQKQLLNLACCLGAGADSILFDEATSMLDPGSRKSVLEAADRLHRLGTTILWVTHRTEELCFADRILLLEQGQVSFDGTTEQFFYGQQDQEEGGYNPGVPSPCERFGYEPPYVVQTVRSLHKRGYMPQARPLFPAQLSEAVKRCQLQ is encoded by the coding sequence ATGAATTTTCCGACGATCATTTTTAAATTGGAACAGGTTACCGTTGATTATGTGAGCGATACATCAGGAAAACCAGCCCTGAACGAAGTGTCTTTTGAAATCCCCCAAGGTTCTTGGACAGCTGTGATTGGTGACAATGGCAGTGGGAAAAGCACGTTATCCAAAGTGTTATCCGGGTTTATTCCGGTATCCGGGGGACGAAGGGTCCTTGCAGAAGGGCATACGGCATACGCGGTGCTGCAAAATCCGGAGACCCAATTGCTCGGGGAAACGGTCGATGAAGAATTGCAGTTAAGTCTGCACGGTCTTACAGATATGGACGCCCTTGAGAAGGAGAACCGAATGCGGGAGCTGCTGGACGAGGTCGGTTTGTCGATTCCGCTGGATAGGCCGGTTAAGCATTTGTCGGGCGGACAGAAGCAGCTTCTGAACCTCGCATGCTGCCTGGGGGCAGGGGCGGACTCGATTCTGTTCGACGAAGCGACCTCCATGCTAGACCCCGGCTCCAGGAAATCCGTGCTGGAGGCTGCCGACAGACTCCACCGTCTTGGAACAACCATCTTGTGGGTCACGCACCGCACGGAGGAGCTGTGTTTTGCTGATCGAATCCTGCTGCTAGAACAAGGCCAGGTCAGCTTCGACGGGACGACGGAGCAGTTTTTCTACGGCCAGCAGGATCAGGAGGAAGGAGGGTACAATCCCGGAGTGCCAAGCCCTTGTGAGCGGTTCGGTTATGAGCCGCCATATGTCGTGCAGACAGTCCGGAGTCTGCATAAGCGCGGGTATATGCCACAGGCTCGGCCCCTGTTTCCGGCGCAATTGAGCGAGGCGGTGAAACGATGCCAATTACAATAA
- a CDS encoding ABC transporter ATP-binding protein, producing the protein MDLYIRGLGKSFGGITALHPTDLTVKQGKFTTLLGPSGCGKTTLLRMIAGLETPDQGAISFGDEVLFAGPGLKETPPHKRGFGMVFQDFALWPHMTVFENVAFGLRTSRRTKELRETVMEALEKVKLGGMEHRYPHQLSGGQQQRVAFARAAAVKPRLVLFDEPLSALDAVLREEMRVEMISLVRDMGLTALYVTHDQIEAMSMSDEIVVMQGGHILQSGTPEAVYGRPVDPFVARFIGKSNWLDRESAGSADRAGLPPGSEEVAAAAEPAASEPAAGMFRPEHLGLEPIEGESYKIFEVEVLHVSYMGDRYELHIRAAGKQEVWTAYHHSRVTEGSRLTVYLPESRIIGFA; encoded by the coding sequence ATGGATTTATATATAAGGGGGCTGGGAAAATCATTCGGCGGCATTACGGCGCTGCATCCCACCGATCTGACAGTCAAACAAGGCAAATTCACAACGCTGCTCGGCCCGTCCGGCTGCGGCAAAACGACGCTGCTGCGGATGATCGCCGGTCTGGAAACACCGGATCAAGGCGCCATCTCCTTCGGTGACGAGGTGCTGTTTGCCGGACCCGGATTAAAGGAAACGCCGCCGCATAAGCGCGGATTTGGCATGGTGTTCCAGGACTTTGCGCTTTGGCCGCATATGACTGTATTTGAAAATGTCGCCTTCGGCCTGCGGACAAGCCGCAGGACCAAGGAGCTCCGCGAAACGGTCATGGAGGCGCTGGAGAAGGTCAAGCTCGGCGGTATGGAGCATCGTTATCCGCACCAGCTGTCCGGCGGACAGCAGCAGCGGGTTGCTTTTGCCCGGGCGGCTGCGGTTAAACCACGCCTCGTGTTGTTCGATGAGCCGCTGAGTGCGCTGGATGCCGTGCTGCGCGAAGAAATGCGCGTCGAAATGATCTCGCTGGTGCGGGATATGGGGCTTACCGCTTTGTACGTCACGCATGACCAGATTGAAGCGATGTCCATGTCCGATGAGATCGTAGTGATGCAGGGAGGGCATATTCTGCAGTCCGGAACGCCGGAGGCGGTTTACGGCCGGCCGGTTGACCCATTTGTGGCCCGTTTCATCGGCAAGTCTAACTGGCTGGACCGGGAGAGCGCGGGGAGCGCAGACAGGGCCGGCTTGCCGCCAGGCTCGGAGGAGGTCGCTGCCGCTGCCGAGCCTGCTGCAAGTGAGCCTGCTGCGGGTATGTTCAGGCCGGAGCATCTCGGGTTAGAGCCGATTGAGGGCGAGTCTTATAAGATTTTTGAGGTGGAAGTGCTGCATGTAAGTTATATGGGAGACCGGTATGAACTGCATATCCGGGCAGCAGGGAAGCAGGAGGTATGGACCGCTTACCATCATAGCCGGGTTACCGAAGGCAGCCGCCTGACCGTTTATCTCCCGGAGAGCCGCATCATCGGTTTTGCTTGA
- a CDS encoding ABC transporter substrate-binding protein has translation MLNTTQTRTTFKWGKGAALALALTFGMALAGCGNNAGSNAAANAAAASNGGNNASSNTAAASASASTDTDSSSNTTAASTDKKLTVYSAGPEGLATKLIEGYEAKTGVKVEMFQGTTGKILARMEAEKSNPVADVVILASLPSAQGLKDEGLTLPYPEAVNADKLNPDWSDADGNYFSTSASALGIAYNTKLVKTPPTSWEDLTKPEFKDQVNIPDPSLSGSALDFMTGYLSVKGDSGWSLFENFKKNGVAMAGANQEALDPVITGAKGVVAAAVDYMTYSSKAKGEPVDIVYPKDGTVISPRPAAILKSTQHEANAKAFIDYLLSDEAQKMVTDAYLLPGRTDIKADNRANLDEIPQFKVDWDYMNKNGADITEKFTQMFK, from the coding sequence ATGTTGAATACGACACAAACCAGAACTACATTCAAATGGGGAAAAGGTGCCGCACTGGCACTTGCGCTGACCTTCGGGATGGCTTTGGCGGGCTGCGGAAACAACGCGGGATCTAATGCAGCAGCTAACGCGGCGGCAGCTTCAAACGGAGGCAATAACGCCTCTTCGAACACAGCGGCGGCCTCCGCTTCGGCTTCAACGGATACGGATAGCAGCAGCAATACGACAGCAGCATCCACGGACAAGAAACTTACCGTATACAGCGCAGGTCCGGAAGGTTTGGCTACCAAACTGATCGAAGGCTACGAAGCGAAAACGGGTGTCAAAGTGGAAATGTTCCAGGGAACCACCGGTAAAATTCTGGCCCGTATGGAAGCCGAGAAATCCAATCCGGTTGCCGACGTTGTTATTCTGGCTTCGCTTCCTTCCGCTCAAGGCCTGAAAGACGAAGGATTAACGCTGCCTTACCCGGAAGCTGTCAATGCAGATAAGCTGAACCCGGATTGGTCGGATGCGGATGGCAACTATTTCAGCACAAGCGCGTCGGCACTTGGGATTGCTTATAATACCAAGCTGGTGAAGACGCCGCCAACCTCCTGGGAGGATCTTACGAAACCCGAATTTAAAGACCAGGTCAACATTCCCGATCCTTCGCTGTCCGGTTCCGCACTCGACTTTATGACCGGTTACCTGAGCGTTAAAGGAGACAGCGGCTGGTCTTTGTTCGAGAACTTCAAGAAAAATGGCGTAGCCATGGCCGGCGCCAACCAAGAAGCTTTGGATCCGGTAATTACAGGAGCTAAAGGTGTCGTAGCCGCTGCCGTTGACTATATGACTTACTCTTCCAAAGCTAAAGGCGAACCGGTCGATATCGTTTATCCGAAAGACGGAACGGTAATTAGCCCTCGTCCGGCAGCCATCCTGAAATCAACTCAGCACGAAGCCAACGCCAAAGCGTTTATCGACTATCTGCTGTCCGACGAAGCGCAAAAGATGGTCACCGACGCTTATCTGCTGCCAGGACGTACAGACATTAAAGCGGACAACCGCGCCAATCTGGATGAAATTCCTCAATTCAAGGTCGATTGGGACTATATGAACAAAAACGGCGCAGACATTACTGAAAAATTCACGCAAATGTTTAAATAA
- a CDS encoding biotin transporter BioY, producing MSAALSLRGVAFSALFAALIVVFGYVSIPLGFTPVPITLQTLAVLLAGGLLGPRYGFFSIMIVVVLTAVGFPLLQGKGGFAVLLGPTGGYVVMWPFAALIIGLLVRKVKGNAWLQRLFIFLIMCLGSFLLYVTGVLWLGHVAGFTLSKAIVAGMYPYIPGDMIKAAAATVIILSLRQMFPPERLTGHGYEAVRRRTDSIGK from the coding sequence TTGTCTGCAGCATTATCTTTAAGAGGGGTGGCCTTCAGCGCTTTATTCGCCGCGCTTATCGTGGTATTTGGTTATGTCAGCATCCCGCTCGGCTTTACACCTGTGCCGATTACGCTTCAAACCTTGGCCGTTTTGCTTGCCGGAGGTCTGCTCGGCCCGCGGTACGGATTCTTCAGCATCATGATCGTTGTTGTATTGACTGCAGTCGGATTCCCGCTGCTTCAGGGTAAAGGCGGTTTCGCTGTCCTGCTGGGTCCAACAGGAGGGTACGTGGTCATGTGGCCTTTTGCAGCGCTGATTATCGGCCTGCTGGTGCGTAAGGTAAAGGGAAACGCCTGGCTGCAAAGATTATTTATATTTCTGATCATGTGCTTAGGTTCGTTTCTTTTGTATGTAACCGGCGTACTCTGGCTCGGGCATGTGGCCGGTTTTACCTTATCCAAAGCGATCGTGGCCGGAATGTACCCGTATATTCCGGGCGACATGATTAAAGCGGCAGCGGCTACGGTTATTATTTTGTCTCTCCGGCAGATGTTCCCGCCTGAACGATTAACCGGGCACGGCTATGAGGCTGTCCGTCGGCGGACGGATTCTATAGGAAAATAA